The Peromyscus eremicus chromosome 2, PerEre_H2_v1, whole genome shotgun sequence genome includes the window CAGCTTCAAGTCAGAAGACACGAAATCTAGCAGACCATCGATGCTCCCTACAAAGGCAGTACTGATAAAACGTGGCTTTTGATTTAACAGCAAATAACCGGCTGCAAGATTTGTCTCACACAGGCATCGTTTTCTAAAGCCCCGAGTGTCAGCCTGAGCCAATAAATATACAAGACTGCATTAAAGACACAGACCCTCTCCCAGACCTGCATAAACTCTGGATATGAGGTAACCAAGAGCTTTCTAAAGAGTGGACTCTCTGCAGGTCACAGCTGACAGGATTCATGAGAACCAAGAATTGTTACTGGGCCAGAGAGGAGCCAGTGTGTACCCATGGTTTCCAACTGGAGCCCAGAAAGAGACCAGGTGCAGGAAACCAGGTTTCAGATACAAGTCTGGAAGTGATAAGAATATGTAGTGGCCTCACTAACCATGACAATGTAAAACGACAAATATGTCATTTCGAACCTTCTGAACCCAACAGAACGACTTGTATTAATGTTGACAGATTCCTCCTGAGGTTATTATGCAAAGGAACGGGAAAAGTGACAGCTCTAATTAATTGGAAGGGCCCACAAACACTTCTCAACGTCTGGAACATTTCAGATTCTAATTTGCTGCTCAGATTTACCTGTGGGAATGCTGGGACTGCAACGAAGctgttaatttttattaagtacacacacacacacacacacacacacacacacacacacacacacgccacaccaAACAGTACCTGGATATCCTAAGTGCTGCTACCTACATCAACAAGGGACTAAGGAAGCTAGTGGGTGAGTAGATTTGCTCCAGTGCTCCCAAGGCGGTGCTGTTTGTGTCCCAACCCTACTGGCAATTCCCACTCACTCTGGTCTCACCCCAGGGCTGGTGTTCTTGGGTTGAGAGACAGGAATGAGAGACGGCAGCCGGGCTCCCTCCAGTACAGTGTGTAACCCATGGATTCCCTGATTTAGCAGTTACCCAGGGGTGCCAAGCTTCCCTTCTCCCAATCCACAGCCAATTCTTTTTGCCTTAAATGAAGGCAATTCCAAAAGAACAAGAACACAGATGATCAGACGGTCTCCATGCCTTCTGGGTAGCACAAGCCAAGCAAATCAgactcccagagctgggaaggacCTTGGACAGCTCCAGACCCATTTAGCCCGGAGCAAATCATATCAGtcagtgacttgcccaaggtcacacatggCAAGGGTGCAGCAGAACTTAATGTAGCAAGTAGTCTATGGAGTCCTTGGCTGACTGATCTAGCATGTCTGTTTGGAGACCTTTGAAAgagctactttaaaaaaaaaattactagttTGACTCTTGTTTATTCCAAATACGTTTTTTCCCCCTCTCAAAACTCAAACATTCCAACATAATTCTACATAGTAAATGGTTTGCCTAATCTAGACATGTCACTGCTGATTGGATAACTGGACTTTAAAAGAGGAATGGAATCCTGTTGGGTGCGGTATAAAATCCTCAGCAAATTGCTTTGGGTATCAATGGATGTAAGATCAGTCAGGAAGAGAAGCTGAGTAAACTTTGTTTACTTGATCCCTCTTTTAAAAGCTGTGTTCCTCTCTGATGCACACGTGCTCTCACACTTTGATTCTTAAGGGTTCGTTTTAATTGGATTCTCTTTATGTTGTATATGCATACAAACAATCTCTCCTCTGGGAAAGTTCTGAGGTTCACTTCCTTTTGCCAACATGAAGGAAAaatatagatttttgtttttaattgaaaagacATCGTCTACTAAATGGAATGGGGGACCCTGGGACAGAAACAAGACACAAGTAGAGAACTCAGGGACACTGACTGAAGCCTGGAGTGCAGCTAGTATCTGTGTACACTAACCATGGAGCCCTCTGAGTCCCATAGCTCATGGCTGACCAAGAGGCCCCCCCCCCACAATTCCCAGGTGATGACGTGTGTCTCCTGGAGTAACTGGGGCCCCTTCCGGGTCTCAGAGAAGGGactttattctctgcattttataCAATGTGTCAACAGTTCTCCGGGTGTTCTAACTGTTCACCTGAACATGATGTCACCCTGCAGTGTGGTGTCCTCTGTTCTGTATGACTACTGAAAATTCTGTCCCCTCCATTCCCTGGAGTTGGGATGACACAACATTCCTTTTGCCCAATGCTTCTGAAGGGTCCCAGAATCACATGTCTGACATTGGTTAGAAGTGCTCCCTTAGGCCGGGAGCTCATGGTAGTCACCAGGAGGAAAAGAGATGTGCAAGTCAACTCTGCTCACACAGGCCCTGTGTTGCAGATGTCACACTTCACGGATGTTCCTGTTCTATTCCCTTCAACCCCGGGGGCAAGTGTTCCTTTGCAGGCTTCCTAAACTGTGCTTGGAGAGCTGAGGTGTCCCTCTGCAAACATCAAGCAGGACCTGATACGAGGTAGGGCCCTGAGCCCCAGTTCAAGAGCACCCAGGAGCAGCTCAGGGAGGTTGACACCTACAGTCCTGATCATGACCTTTTTGATGCCAGAAACTGAACGGTTCAGCCAGACCTGAGGTGCAAACTGGAGGAAGAGCCTGTATTGCTCATATTCAAGTTGcctttccaaagtctctcacctAGTGATGATTAAGTGACTCCAGTTTCTGTAAATTGCCACTAAAATTGAATCCGTGCTTATAAATGACATTTGGATCAAGTCTCTTTAGAGCGTAAATTCATCATTTTGGGAACTTTGGACCTCTTAGGACAACACTAATGGGCTATTTCTTTATGGATATATGGGATGCAAGATAAAGAGGAGAGAATCATGTTGGGGGAGGAGCCTGAGAGAATGGGAAACCCACGAAGAGCTTTGCTAGCCCCCAGAATAATAAAAGGCCATTAAGCTTCTCCAGAAACTGGAAAGATTTTTTCAGAAACCTCAGGGGCCTTCTGAAAAGGGGACCTTGAGTAGAGAAGCAAATGATCAAAGCCAAGGTCAGAGACAGAAGGTGTCCAAGGTGCACACAGTCAGCCAACTCTGCTCATCTGACCACAAGTCACTGAACACCGCCCAGGAAGTAGCCCTGGACTTTTGCTCCCTAGGAGTTTTCCAGCAGCCAGTGTGTCCTGTTTGGCACAGCTGTGTGAGGTGGGCCAGAAAATGGGGTGAGGGGGGCTCACCGGCCACCCCTAACCAGGGAGAAGCGTTTCTCTGAAGAGAGCAGATAGTGAACTGTTGTCCTTCCTTTCCTTCAAACTCCTCACTTCATGTTAAGAAGCAGAAGGGCTGGGGCTAATGCTTATGAGAGAAAGATCCCTGAGTCCAGCCAGGGACCAAACCCTGCATCTCATACTCCAGCTGGCTGGTGTTCACTCACCCTGGGCGATAAGACTAGCAGGCACGAATGTTCTTCCAGACAGCAGGATTAGATTCCTACTAGCCAGTTGTGGTGAGGTTATTTTTCTCAATtaacagatcacacacacacacacacacacacacacacacacacacacacaagtgcacacttTCGTGGGACTGTGGGGTTTCATTCCGGATGTTCAGGCAGTAGCCTAGTTTGCAACAAAGTCAGGAGTCACTTCTCTGGTCTGGCTTGTTCCAGGATACACCAGCTAGTCTACACTAGCTCTGTGGTCACCCAGCCTCCTCCTGTGTCACTAGCAGTGAAGCAGAACTTTCAGGGGCAAAAACCTACGGATCCGGATGCGGAgaacagagcagcagcagcagcagcagcagcagcagcagcagcagcagggtggATCATCAGTAATGCCAAGCAGGGGCTCTCTTCTACCATTCCTAAGATTCCACAGCCCTTTTCACACTTTGTGACCAGACATTTGCTTGTGTGATACTGTGTTTGTACCTTAGCCTTTAGGTCAGGCAAGGCAAGAATCACCATCCCCTCTCTGTGCCACACATTAGGTATTCCTCTTTTAAAGTCGAGACGGggcaaaacaaaaatacaacggAGACCAGAAGGGTCAAGCGATTTGGTATAAGAGAAAACAGCACAGCGCAACCGAAAAGGCAGTACTACACTGCCTGTACCGTCCCCTTACCACTCCCACAAACCACAGCCCTACCTTGACAGCCTCCGCGTGGGTCACCCGGGCTAGAGATTTATCGTTGACGCGCAGAATCTGGTCCCCGACCCGCAACCCTTCCTTCTCTGCCAGGGAGCCCGGCTCCACTAGTGACACGTAGATGCCCACGCCGTGTTCCGAGCCCCCGCGGATGCTGAAGCCCAAGCCCTCGTGGGCCTTGGCGCGCCGCAGGCTCACGATCCGCACCTCCCCGGGCCCCGCGCCGTCGGGAGCGGCACAGGCGGGCTGCCTATAGGGGGTGGTGGCGGGCAGGTAGAGGCCCTCGGCCGTATACTGGTCGAAGAGCAGCTGGTCGGAGCGCGGGATGACCAGTCGCAGCATGGGCAGCAGACGCCGCTTGACCGGGCTGTCCAGCAGGACGCGCAGGGTGCGCACCAGGTCGAAGACGTTGCGGCGCGCGTGGTACGCGTTGAGGCAGTGAGTGAACTGCTCGCGCTCGGGCTCGCTCAGCAGCGCCGTGAGCGCCTGGTGCAGCTGGCGCACGTTGGCAGACAGCAGCCGCAGCCCcgcgcccccgccgccgcccgccgcggCCGCTGAGCCCAGCGAGCCGGTGGAGGACGAGCTCACCGACAGGCCGTCCAGCTGCGCGTTCATCTCCCCGCCGAGGCCCGGCCACACTCGGGGCGCGCGGCGCGGGGCGGCTGCTGCACCTGCGGCCAGCGGCGCGACAGCTGGATTCCCGGGGGCGCGGAGGTCACGGCTGGAGTCTGGGCTTGGGGGAGACGCGGAGACTATGACTGCAGTCTAGACTGGCTGGAGAGCGGAGACGACGGCTGTGGGGTGggttggggcgggggagggagcgCAGGAGCGGTGGCTGGATCCTGGGGAGATGGCAGGGACCGTGGCTAGTGTCCCAGGGGCGCGAAGGCAGCCGGAGTGGCGAAACTGGAATCCGGAAGACGAAGAGACGGCGGCTGCAATCCCGAGGACGCGAAGACCGCGGCGGGATCCTGGGGGACAAAGAGTTGGCGGCTGGAGGCCGGAGGTCGCGGAGACTGCGGCTGGAGGCGGAGGGGAGCGGGGACAGCAGCTACATGACGGAAGGCGCGGGGACCACGCGTGGCCGCAGTGGGGGGCGCAGCCACGCCGCCCGCCCCGTCACACCATGCCCGGGGCTCCCCCAGCCGAGCTGCCCGTTCCTCTAGGGCTGGGGGACCCCAAAGTCAGAAGTTAGGGTGCCGGTCGATCTAGTCCCAGAGTCCGGAGCAGTCGCAGCCGGAGGAGCCACGCGGGCGTCCGGCGCGGGGAGCGGGGCATGTCCCGGGCCGCCCACCATGCAGCAGCCCGGGGCCCCCCGCGCCCCAGCGCCGCCCGGGCGCACACGGAGCCACGCGCCCGTGAGCCCGGACTTTGCGAACTGTTGAGCAGCTCTGAGCCGAGTCTTCCAGCGAGTTCCGACGCCCGTCGCCGTCGCCGTCGCCAGCCGGGCcttggccccgcccctcacccctccccctccccgccccgtCCCCCCAGCGGGCTCTTCAGGAAATGACGTCCCGCCTGGCGCGCCTGGCTGTTGCCTGGAGACGGGGTGAAACAGTCCGGCCCCAGGGAAGAAAGGGGTGAAAGTGGGGGGTAGCAGCAGGAGGAGCCCTTGGGGAGTGGCCTGCGAAGACTTCCCACTCCCACAACCCAGGGTGAAGGGATGGGGTCCCCAAAACTGCTCTCCAGAGATCACAGCTGAACTCCAGGGTCGCTCTGGAGCAATTAGCAGGTTTGCCAATTCACAACTGGGGAAAATGGCCAACTTTTGGCCTCTAAAATATTAGATGCTTCATGCTTCGTTTTTCTGCCTTAAAATGTTGTTCCTGCCGCTTGCACACACGCTGACAAGTTTAAGTGTGTATGTGGACAGTTGTCAGTCACCTGCACATGTGCCCGTGGGAGCCAAGTCCTGTGCCGGGatagaagaacctgatcccctgCCCTGGTGGTCTCCGGGATGGAGGAAACCAAGGAGCTGTTATCAGAAATGTaaaatatgcaaacacacacacacaagtgtactTAAAACGAAGTCTGAAGTAGGTAGGTGAATTGTCCCAACGCTAATGTCCTGCTGGTGATCTTTTCACACTGGGGGGACAGAGCGAAGGTTACACGGCAACTTTCTATACAGTCCTTTTATACTTTTTATAtggcaagatgccagaggacatgGTCTGAAATCTGTCATTGGACACCCACTCTCCTAAAAGGATCCCAGGAAAAACTCAGGGCTTCTACTCAAAGGGTGTGTTCTAAGGAGATCCATAGTGctttacacagtcaccaccacaTGTCATGTGCATCTCTTCCTACCCAAATTACCTCTCCTCAGCTGTTCTCTGAA containing:
- the LOC131904781 gene encoding whirlin-like, with translation MNAQLDGLSVSSSSTGSLGSAAAAGGGGGAGLRLLSANVRQLHQALTALLSEPEREQFTHCLNAYHARRNVFDLVRTLRVLLDSPVKRRLLPMLRLVIPRSDQLLFDQYTAEGLYLPATTPYRQPACAAPDGAGPGEVRIVSLRRAKAHEGLGFSIRGGSEHGVGIYVSLVEPGSLAEKEGLRVGDQILRVNDKSLARVTHAEAVKALKGSKKLVLSVYSAGRIPGGYVTNHIYTWVDPQGRSTSPPSSLPQPHGSALRQHENDRRSALHLLQSGDEKKVNLVLGDGRSLGLTIRGGAEYGLGIYVTGVDPGSEAESSGIKVRGQWAMSCMCGDVWGLEGSSSSDRSRK